A region from the Chelmon rostratus isolate fCheRos1 chromosome 6, fCheRos1.pri, whole genome shotgun sequence genome encodes:
- the LOC121607428 gene encoding cytosolic 5'-nucleotidase 1A yields the protein MVSTIQNTDVKQKDADRAVVVAVTSRAVFEPGPDDGDDVYGEGVAFPLLQALQKVNGRLLEANPAESLLFDVVLITTDSQQQQQSSRIISSTRHYGLEVSRFCFSSEEDFIESLQNNNVQLFLTTNGNEAPQASQGGVLSALLDRQIAFCPSEQLRVMFCGDAVIRPDAGPTPLSRRAAQSFSAQLGEMQQRIGVFGSPLSVVLVTSRGGRDSCGEALRTLRSRGVSVDEAYCLAGAPRGPILSLLRPHFLLSDGFSCLED from the exons ATGGTCTCCACCATCCAGAACACCGACGTGAAGCAG AAAGACGCTGATCGTGCGGTGGTTGTTGCGGTAACGTCTCGCGCAGTGTTTGAACCtggacctgatgatggtgatgacgTGTACGGAGAGGGCGTGGCCTtccctctgctgcag GCACTCCAGAAAGTGAATGGACGTCTGCTGGAGGCAAATCCTGCTGAGTCGCTGCTGTTTGATGTCGTCCTGATCACCACAGACagccagcaacagcagcagagctcccgcatcatcagcagcaccagACATTACG GTCTGGAGGTCAGCAGGTTCTGTTTTTCCAGCGAGGAGGATTTTATTGAAAGTTTACAGAATAATAATGTGCAGCTCTTCCTGACGACCAACGGAAACGAGGCACCGCAGGCGTCACAGGGAG GTGTCCTGTCAGCCCTGCTGGACCGGCAGATCGCGTTCTGTCCGTCAGAGCAGCTCAGAGTGATGTTCTGCGGGGACGCCGTCATCCGGCCGGACGCCGGCCCGACGCCGCTGAGCCGACGGGCCGCTCAG agtTTCTCGGCTCAGCTGGGCGAGATGCAACAGAGGATCGGCGTGTTCGGCAGCCCTCTCAGCGTCGTCCTGGTGACGTCGCGTGGCGGCAGGGACAGCTGTGGCGAGGCCTTGCGGACGCTGCGGTCCCGTGGAGTGAGCGTGGACGAGGCGTACTGCCTGGCCGGGGCCCCCCGTGGCCCCATCCTGTCCCTCCTCCGGCctcacttcctgctcagtgacGGCTTCAGCTGCCTGGAGGATTGA